A region of the Chroicocephalus ridibundus chromosome 1, bChrRid1.1, whole genome shotgun sequence genome:
CGGCCAGGATGGAGAAGAACCTGCTGGACTTCCCCGGCAAACTGCGGCACGTGGGCCCGGCATCGCGGTGAGGGGGCCCCACGCCCCGGCCGGGGGGACCCTGCCGCGGGGTTGGCACCCGCCGAGGGTGGGGGGATGTCATGTCGGGGGGGGGAGACACCCGGAGCTGACGCGCGTGTCCCGTCAGGATCGACGCGGCGGAGGTGGAGGGGGAGCTGCGGCGGCTGgcggggcggctggcgggggcgcggggcgccgaggggccggggccgcggctgcAGCCCTTCGTGGGGGCGGCCGAAGCGGAGCTGCGGGGGGCGCGGGACGCGCTGCAGCGGATGCACCGCGTCGCCAACGACGCCCTCGACTACTTCTGCGAGGACGCGGGGCCCGGCGCCCTGCCCGAGCTCTGCGCCGTCCTGCACGCCTTCGCCACGcgcctcctcgccgccgcccaggtaccgcatcccccccccccccaatgcccccccccgccccgccaccgcgTCCCCCACGCCGGTCGCTGGCCTCACACCCCGTGACCCCCACGGTGGCCCCGTGCAGCCTGTGTCCACCATGGCGGCGccagccccccgtgtccccatatgccccatgtcccccatggcGGCGccagccccccgtgtcccccatggtggCCTCATGTCCCCCATGGCGGTGccagccccccatgtcccccatggtggccccatatgccccatgtcccccataGCGGTGCCAATCCCCGGtgtcccccatggtgtccccatatgccccatgtcccccatggtggcaccagcaccccgtgtcccccatggtggccccataTCCCCCATGGCGGTGccagccccccatgtcccccgtggtGGCCCCAtatgccccatgtcccccatggtgGCGCCagcaccccgtgtcccccatggtggccccatatgccccatgtcccccataGCGGTGCCAATCCCCGGtgtcccccatggtgtccccatatGCCCCATGTACCCCATGGTGGCGCCagcaccccgtgtcccccatggtggccccataTTCCCCATGGCGGTGCCAGcctcccatgtcccccatggtggccccatatgccccatgtcccccatggtgGCGCCagcaccccgtgtcccccatggtggccccataTTCCCCATGGCGGTGCCAGcctcccatgtcccccatggtggccccatatgccccatgtcccccatggcGGTGCcagtcccccgtgtcccccacgcCAGTGCTGGCTTCACGCCCTGTGTCCCCCATGGCAGTGCtggccccagtgtcccccatggtggccccatgCACCCCATATCCCCCATGGCAGTGCCGGCCCCCCAGGTaccccatggtggccccatgTGCCCCGTGTGCCCCATGGCGGTGCCAGTCCCTCATGTCCCCCATGGCGGTGCcagccccctgtgtcccccatggtggccccatatgccccatgtcccccataGCAGTGccagccccccgtgtccccatatgccccatgtcccccatggcagtgccagccccccatgtcccccatggtgGCCCTATgcaccccatgtcccccatggcGGTgccagccccctgtgccccccatggcAGTGCCAGCCCCCCCAGGTaccccatggtggccccatgTGCCCCGTGTGCCCCATGGCGGTGccagccccccgtgtcccccatggtggccccatatgccccgtgtcccccatggcaGTGCCAGCCCCCCCACCTCACGTCCCCCACGGAGGTGCCAGCTCGCCGTGTCCCCCACGGCAGTGCCAGCCACCTGCGTCCCCTGCGCCAGTgctggcccccagccccccgtgtcccccatgccAGTGCCGGACCCCCCgcgcccccatgtcccccatggcAGTGACAGGCCCCCGCACCCTGTGTCCCCTACGGTGGTCCTGGCCCCACACGCCCCGTGTCTCCCATGGTGGCCCCATGCGCCCTGTATCCCCCATGGTGGTGCCAGACCCCTGCGTCCCATGTCCCCCaccccagtgccagccccacacaccccgtgtcccccacaGTGGTGCCGCCTCCCATGCTCCATGTGCCCCTCATGGCGGTGCCGGCCCCctgcaccccgtgtccccccctggccccccacgtcccccatggTGGTGCTGGCCCCCCACGCCCCTGTGTCCCTCACGCTGGCGCtggtccccccgtgtcccccatggcgTCCCCCCGCGCCTCCGCCCGCAGGAGAACCGTGCGCGGGAGCAGGCGCAGCGCCGGCGGCAGCAGATGGAGCGGGAGCGGCTGAAGCGTCGCTCGGTGGCCACGTGCTCGGCGCGGGACGCGACCCCCCGGGAGGCCACGACGGACGCCCCCCTCCCGCTCACCCCCCAGCCCGGCCGTCACGgcctccgctccccccgccccggcccccccctgccccctgccaTCCCCACGGCGCCGCCCCAggcggggggctgcccccagccccccccgggcgccccagccggcgggcagggggggatctcccagcctggccccgagccgccccccccggccaccgccgcagccccccccagcccccagcccctcttcaGCCTCTTCCCGCGGCGGGGGGCTTGCGCGGAGCCGGGGACCCCCCCGTCGCCCCCCCAGGGCTCGGCCCTGATGGCGTTCCTGCGGCGCctggtggggggggcggggggccgggccccCCCCAGCTGAGGGGCTGCTGGGCCCGGCTTTTAtctccccccgtccccatccccgctcccccgCTTTGCTGTGACAATAAACGCTGAGGATCAccccggcctcccgccgccgggcacGCCACGGCACGGCCACCACCATGGGCACAGGCACAGCCACCGCCACGGCCTGGCCACCGCCACGGCCTGGCCACCACCACGGCACGGCCACCACCATGGGCATGGCCACCACCATGGGCACGGGCACGGCCACCGCCACGGCCCAGCCACCGCCACGGCACAGCCACCACCATGGGCACGGGCACGGCCACCGCCATGGCACAGCCACCACCACGGCACGGCCACCACCACGGCCCAACCACCGCCACAGCACGGCCACCACCATGGGCATGGGCACGGCCACCGCCACTGCCACGGCCCGGCCACCACCACGGCCCGGCCACCACCACGGCATGGCCACCACCACGGCCCAGCCACTGCCACGGCACGGCCACCACCATGGGCATGGGCACAGCTACCGCCACGGCCCAGCCACCACCACGGCACGGCCACCACCATGGGCATGGGCACAGCCACCGCCATGGCCGGGCCACCGCCATGGCTGAGCCACCGCCACGGCACGGCCACCACCATGGGCACGGCCACCACCACAGCACGGCCACCGCCACGGCACAGCCACCACCATGGGCACGGCCACTGCCACGGCCCAGCCACCGCCATGGCACGGCCACCGCCACGGCACGGCCACCGCCCACCATCACACCAGGACATGGCGGCTCCGGCTGCCTCCGCGCAGCACAGCGCCACACGGCGCAGGCCCCGTGGCCACAGCTCCAGGGACGTGTCCCCTGGCCGGCACTGCCACCGCGGCGGCcatgtcccctgcccagcccatgGCTACGTCCCCTGCCCAGCCCGTGACCACGTCCCCCGCCCAGTGCTGCCACCATGGCAGCCGTGTCCCCCGCCTGACCTAtggccctgtcccctgcctggcACTGCCACCGCGGCAGccgtgtcccctgcctgtcccatGGCCCTGTCCCCCGCCCGGCGCTGGCCACAGCTGGCCCGTGGCCATGTCCCCACCGAGCAGCCCGCCTGCCGCCCCGTCACTGCGCCCTTTGTGTGGGCCGGTGCCGCCGGTGCCAGGCGCTGCTGCGGTGACGATGACGTGGCGCGGGGCACCGTCCCCCACAGGAGCTGAGCCCCCTGGGACCACTGCCCTGTCCCCAAGCGGCCCCCCATGGCCGCTGCCCCGTCCCCGAGCCCACCGTGGTGGGTCCCCCCCCCGGGCTGCGGTGCTGGACGCGGTTCCTTGGGCCACGCAGACGGAGGAGGGTCCCAACTGCGCcccccccgtcctgccccagTCCCCAGCTGGTGGCACCGGTGACCTTACGAGTGTCACCCTCTGCCAGTGCTGGGTCagggtgaggggccgggggggggacacttGGGGTGACTGCGCCCCGCTCGGCCCGGTGCCGGATGGCTTGAGGCGGGAATGCCGCCCGGCCGGTTCCTCCGGGCGGTTTGGGGACagtcccgtgtgtcccccccccccccccccgcctcccatcACCCTCGGGGCAGCGCCCGCCGGGGGACACCCCCAGATTGGCGTCGTGaggggtgtcccccaccccccccgcaccccacatTCGTGCTCTGCCCCACACACGTCCGTGCAGGGGGTGAGTGTgtcggtgtcccccccccacacacactttcggggggtcccccccccccgccccataccGACGCTGATGCtttggggggcgggagggggctggaCCAGGGCGGGATGCGGTTGCCGTGGCAACAGCCGGGTACCCCGGGGGATGCGGGGAGCCCCCCCCACTGCAGAGCCACAGCCCGGACCCGACCATTTGcgtcctggagggggggggggggactgttTAGATGTATTTCTCCCCCCTCAAATTAacacgggacccccccccggggaccccccacTCGGGAATCGCGACGCGTCGCGGAGCGACGCGTCGCGATTCCCGAGTGgtgggtccccgggggggggtcccgtgggAAATTTTAAGGGGTGACAagagtgtgtgtcccccccccctccaagctCCCCGTGGTGCCGTCCGGGCTGGCAGCTCCCTCCCTTGCCCAGCCCTGGCGCAGTCCGGGCCGAGGATGCTGAAGCGAGGAGGGGGGGGTGAGtgggaattttgggggggggggggtcgtcaggacccccccccgggggcttgCGGAGGGGgtaggggaggaggggaaggggggggatgtagggagaaggggggggtggCGTAAGGAAATGGGGGGGGATAAGGAAAAGGGGGGGTGTAAGGGAAAGGGGGGGCCACAGGGAAATGGGGGGGAGGAACATAGGGGGAAGGGGGgcgctggggacaggaggggagggggggggacgacacccaAGGACACGATGTTGGGGgacagcggcggggggggggggacgacggacaCACACAGtgacaaggtggggggggggacacaggacccGGCGAcacggcgggggggcgggatgcggggccgggccgcggccgcagcggcgcggggggggggacccgcAGCGccggtgtcccctgtgtccccccccccacacacacacacggtgtcccccgtccctgttcccccccccggcggtggcgggccgggggcggtgcCGTCGGGGCGGGCGGTGCCGCACAATGGCGGCCGGGGCCTGGAGCGCGGAGCCGCCGCAGCAGCACCGTGAGCGGGGCCGAGGGGCCGCCGTGGGGCGCCGACACCCCCCgattctccccccccaccccccgccccatcacCCTCCTccgtggggggggtgtggggggggtgtgtgccgTGGGgcggagctgtggggcagagctgtggggcgcggaggtgtgggggggcaggtggggggtgTCCGGGGCGGGGAACGGGAGTggggcagacacacacacacaccccccccaccccccccccaccccccccggtgcACCCCACAgcgtgtgtggggctggggggtgtctcTGTGGGGCGAGCAAGGGCGTGGGGGgcaggcgtggggggggggggggggtcggggatcGTGGGGGTGGTCGGGAGTggggcagaccccccccccccccccccggtgcacCCCAGAGCGTGTGGGGCCGAgggctgtgggtctctgtggggcaagtgagctggtgtggggcaggtgcGGGGTGTCTGGGGACTGTGGGGATGGTCGGGAGTGGGACAGTCCCCCCCCAGCGCACCCCAgagcgtgtggggctgggggctgggggtgtccctgTGGGGTGAGCAAGCTCgtgtggggcaggtgtggggggTCCGGGGACTGTGGGGGTGGTCAggagtggggcagcccccccccagtgcaCCCCAAAGCATGTGGGTCTGAGGGTTGTGGGTGCCTCTATGGGGCAAGTAAGGTTGTGTGGGGTGAGTGTGGGGCAGGCTCTGGGCCCCCAGGGACTGTGCGGATGGTCAGgagtgggggcagccccccccaatgcaccccagagcgtgtggggctgggggctgggggtgtctctgtgggGCGAGAAAGCTCGTGTGGGGCAGGCGTGGGGTGTGTGGGGACTGCGGGGATGGTCAAgagtggggcagcccccccagtgcaccccaaagcatgtggggctgggggctgagggtgTCTCTATAGGGTGAGTGAGCTCGTGTGGGGTGAGTATGGGACTGGTGTGGGGGGTCCAGGGACCATGGGGGTGGTCAGGAGTGGGGCAGACCCCCATGTGCACCCCAGagcatgtggggctgggggctgggggtgtctctgtgggGCGAGAAAGCTCGTGTGGGGCAGGCGTGGGGTGTCTGGGGACTGTGGGGATGGTCGGGAGCGGGGGGACCCCCCTGTGCTTGTGGGGCTGAGGGCTCTGTTGTCTCTGTGGGGCGCAGAGGTGTGTGGcgcaggtgtggggctggctctGGGCCCCCAGGGACCATGGGGATGGTTGGGAGTGGGGCAGACCTCCCCTGCGCACCCCAgagcgtgtggggctgggggctgtgggtggctcTGTGGGGTGAGCAAGCTCATGGGGGGCAGGTGTGGGGGTCCGGAGGGGTGGGAGTGGGAGACCGCCCCCCCAGAGCATGTGgggctgagggctgtgggtgtcTCTATGGGGTGAGGAAGCTTgtgtggggcaggtgtggggttCCCAGGGACTGTGGGGATGGTCAGGAGTGGGGCAGACCCCCCAGTGCACCCCAGAGCGTGTGGGGCCAAgggctgtgggtctctgtggggcaagtgagctggtgtggggcaggtgtggggtgTCTGGGGACTGTGGGGACGGTCGGGAGCGGGGGGAACCCCCCGGCGCACCCCAGAGcgtgtggggctgagggctgggggtgtctctgtgggGCGAGCAAGCTCGTGTGGGGGGTCCAGGGACCGTGGGGGTGGTCAGGAGTGGGGCAGCCCTCCCAGCGCACCCCAGAGCGTGTGGGGCCATgggctgtgggtctctgtggggcaaGTGAGCAGGTGTGGGGTGTCTGGGGTCTGTGGGGACGGTCGGGAGTGGGGAGAATCCCCTAGTGCACCCCAGAGcgtgtggggctgagggctgggggtgtccctgTGGGGTGAGCACGCTCGTGtggggcaggcgtggggctggCTCTGTGCCCCCCGGGGGGCCGTGGGGAcgatggggagcggggggaacccgccccccttcccccccgcgcACCCCCAGAGCGTGTGGGGCCGAGGGGCGTGGGACGAGCGCTCTCCCGCCCGCcggaggggggggtgtggggtgccgtggggctgccccacggcggtGCTGAGGGTGCGGGTCCGCAGGCTGAGCGCCGGACGCCGCCATGGCCACGCGGGAGGCCAGCGCCAGCCCCGTGGTGCGGCAGATCGACAAGCAGTTCCTGGTCTGCAGCATCTGCCTCGACCGCTACCGCAACCCCAAGGTGCTGCCCTGCCTCCACACCTTCTGCGAGAGGTGAGGCCTGCCCCACGGCGGCGCCCCACGGCTGCGCCCCacggcggccccgcggcgccccTCCGCGGCCCTGCTGCGGCCTCTCTGCGttccctctgcagcccttcccctgccccacagcatccctgctgcgCCCCTCTGCGGCCCTGCTGCGGCCCCTCTGTGCCCCACGGCGGCCCCGCTGTGCCCCATGGCATCCCTGCTGCGCCCCTCTgtgcccctctgcctcccctctgtGCCCCACAGCGTCTCCGCTGCACCCCACTGCAacccccctgtgccccacagcatccctgctgcacACCGCTGCGCCCCACGGCATCCCTGCTGCGCCCGTCTGTGCCCCAGAGCGTCCCTGCTGCACCCCAGAGCGTCCCTGCTGCGGCCCCTCtgtgccccacggcagccccgcTGCACCCCACCGCAACCCCCCTgtgccccgcagcatccctgctgcaCACCGCTGCGCCCCACGGCATCCCTGCTGCGCCCGTctgtgccccacagcatccctgctgcacCCCACTGCAACCCCCCtgtgccccgcagtgccccacagcatccctgctgcgCCCCTGTGCGGCCCTGCTgcgccccacagcatccctgctgcgCCCGTCtgtgccccacggcagccccgcTGCGCCCCTCTGCGTCCCTGCTGCGACCCCTCTGTGCCCCACGGCGGCCCCGCTGCACCCCACCACAACCCCCCTGTGCCCCGCGGCATCCCCGCTGCACACCGCTGCGCCCCACGGCATCCCTGCTGCGCCCCTCTgtgcccctctgcctcccctctgtgccccacagcatccctgctgcacACCACTGCAACCCCCGtgtgccccacagcatccccgcTGCACACCGCTGTGCCCCACGGCATCCCTGCTGCTCCCGTCTGTGCCCCACAGCGTCCCCGCTGCACCCCACTGCAaccccccccgtgccccacagcacccgctgCACACCGCTGCGCCCCACGGCGTCCCCGCTGCACCCTTCTGcttcccctctgtgccccccactgtgccccacagcatccccgcTGCACACCGCTGCGCCCCACAGCATCCCCGCTGCCGCGCCCCACGGCATCCCCGCTGCATCCCCCACCATtcccactgcccccccaccccccccccagcccctgcaggagtggggctggggtccctgccccccccccccccagcattccCACTGCATCCCCCGCCATTCCCTGCCTCCCGCGGGAGAtgagctggggctgctctgccccactgcgccccactgcaccccccccgcatccctgctccctcccagctgcgCCCCACTGTGCCTcgctgcgccccccccccgcatccctgctccctcccagctgcgCCCCACTGCGCCCCACTGCAGGTTGCGCCCCACTGCGCCTCGCTGCTCCCCTCTGCGTCCCCCAAACCCGCAGCGAgagcagagcccccccccaccacggcccctgcgccccccccccccccccccccccaacactccccAGCGCGAGACGAGGCCGAGCCCCACTGCGCCCCACGGCCgcctccccccacacccacccccgagggggccgggacacccccccaccccccaactccGCCAGGGCTGCGCGGCCCATCCCTGCGc
Encoded here:
- the LOC134516205 gene encoding FH2 domain-containing protein 1-like, whose product is MLLLIEVPSYARRLELLVLQEEFFPRLSALRAAIQTLTAAAEELLECQELHVLLHLILSAGNHLNSGGYAGSAAGFRLASLLKLPDTKANEPGMDLLHFVAMEAARMEKNLLDFPGKLRHVGPASRIDAAEVEGELRRLAGRLAGARGAEGPGPRLQPFVGAAEAELRGARDALQRMHRVANDALDYFCEDAGPGALPELCAVLHAFATRLLAAAQENRAREQAQRRRQQMERERLKRRSVATCSARDATPREATTDAPLPLTPQPGRHGLRSPRPGPPLPPAIPTAPPQAGGCPQPPPGAPAGGQGGISQPGPEPPPPATAAAPPSPQPLFSLFPRRGACAEPGTPPSPPQGSALMAFLRRLVGGAGGRAPPS